In Myxococcus fulvus, one genomic interval encodes:
- a CDS encoding AMP-binding protein codes for MSPLPSSYVHGTSSTPLLGETLGQNLRRTVERYPEGEALVVVSQGYRATYRELWDTTTQVAKGLLAMGVEKGDRVGLWSPNRFEWVVTQYATARIGAILVNLNPAYRTAELEYSLNQSGTSVLLLSKGFRQTDYKSMLEEVRPRCPELRVALVLDEDWELLLSNAKHVSGHTLEAREASLQFDDPINIQYTSGTTGFPKGATLSHHNVLNNGYFIGEALKYGPADRVCIPVPFYHCFGMVIGNLACTSHGSTMVIPGEAFEPLAVLQAVQAERCTSLYGVPTMFIAELDHPRFGEFDFSTLRTGVMAGSPCPVEVMKQVQSKMNMREVTICYGMTETSPVSTQSSLDDPLDKRVSTVGRVHPHLEVKVVHAETGEVVPRGTAGELCTRGYSVMLGYWANEEATAKAVDRAGWMHTGDLATMDADGYVRIVGRIKDLIIRGGENISPREVEEFLHTHPGVSEAQVIGVPSVKYGEEVMAWVKAKPGVSLTTEELTKHCTGRIASFKIPRYWKLVDAFPMTVTGKVQKFRMREVSVAELGLQTAADIKTA; via the coding sequence ATGAGCCCACTGCCTTCCTCGTACGTGCATGGCACCAGTTCCACTCCGCTGCTCGGAGAGACGCTCGGGCAGAACCTGCGGCGGACGGTGGAGCGGTACCCGGAGGGCGAGGCGCTCGTGGTCGTCTCCCAGGGCTACAGGGCGACGTACCGTGAGCTGTGGGACACCACGACGCAGGTGGCGAAGGGCCTGTTGGCGATGGGCGTGGAGAAGGGGGACCGGGTGGGGCTCTGGTCTCCCAATCGCTTCGAGTGGGTGGTGACGCAGTACGCGACGGCGCGCATCGGCGCCATCCTGGTCAACCTGAACCCGGCGTACCGGACGGCGGAGCTGGAGTACTCGCTCAACCAGTCGGGCACCAGCGTGCTCCTGCTGTCCAAGGGCTTCCGGCAGACGGACTACAAGTCGATGCTGGAGGAGGTGCGTCCACGCTGTCCCGAGCTGCGCGTGGCGCTGGTGCTAGACGAGGACTGGGAGTTGCTCCTGTCCAACGCGAAGCACGTGAGCGGGCACACGCTGGAGGCGCGCGAGGCGTCGCTCCAGTTCGATGACCCCATCAACATCCAGTACACGTCCGGGACGACGGGCTTCCCCAAGGGCGCCACGCTGTCGCACCACAACGTGCTCAACAACGGGTACTTCATCGGCGAGGCGCTGAAGTACGGCCCGGCGGACCGGGTGTGCATCCCCGTGCCGTTCTACCACTGCTTCGGCATGGTGATTGGCAACCTGGCCTGCACGTCGCATGGCTCCACGATGGTGATTCCGGGGGAGGCCTTCGAGCCGCTGGCGGTGCTGCAGGCGGTGCAGGCGGAGAGGTGCACGTCGCTGTACGGCGTGCCCACGATGTTCATCGCGGAGCTGGACCACCCGCGCTTCGGCGAGTTCGACTTCTCCACGCTGCGCACCGGAGTCATGGCGGGCTCGCCGTGTCCGGTGGAGGTGATGAAGCAGGTGCAGTCGAAGATGAACATGCGCGAGGTGACCATCTGCTACGGGATGACGGAGACGTCGCCGGTGTCCACGCAGAGCTCGCTGGATGACCCGCTGGACAAGCGCGTGTCGACGGTGGGGCGCGTGCATCCGCACCTGGAGGTGAAGGTCGTCCACGCGGAGACGGGCGAGGTGGTGCCGCGCGGGACGGCGGGGGAGCTGTGCACGCGGGGGTACAGCGTGATGCTGGGGTATTGGGCGAACGAGGAGGCCACGGCGAAGGCGGTGGACCGCGCGGGGTGGATGCACACGGGGGACCTGGCGACGATGGACGCGGACGGCTACGTGCGCATCGTCGGGCGCATCAAGGACCTCATCATCCGGGGCGGGGAGAACATCTCGCCGCGCGAGGTGGAGGAGTTCCTGCACACGCATCCGGGCGTGAGCGAGGCGCAGGTCATCGGCGTGCCGAGCGTGAAGTACGGCGAGGAGGTGATGGCCTGGGTGAAGGCGAAGCCGGGCGTGTCGCTCACGACGGAGGAGCTGACGAAGCACTGCACCGGGCGCATCGCGAGCTTCAAGATTCCGCGCTACTGGAAGCTCGTGGATGCGTTCCCGATGACGGTGACGGGCAAGGTGCAGAAGTTCAGGATGCGCGAGGTCTCCGTCGCCGAGCTGGGGCTGCAGACGGCGGCGGACATCAAGACCGCCTGA
- a CDS encoding Fpg/Nei family DNA glycosylase, whose protein sequence is MPEGNIIHRVARVHGRWLSGRRFTADSPQGRFEDGARGVSGRVLQAVEAHGKHLFYRFEGEVRLHVHLGLFGNIRHFRSEAPAPSPACRLRLSSPHATLHLSGPQACELLTAEDEATLRARLGEDPLRAESSLERAREKLCRGRMPLALALLDQERLSGVGNILRAEALFLARLPPLLPAGALSEADFARLWDVLQRLLSDASRDGHIVTPGAPRVPECVAGKKRAERFCVYGREGQPCPRCGAKVRRRELAARGLFFCAECQGVDAVPRPRVAKKKARAVQEKRRDARREVKKRTARSTAR, encoded by the coding sequence ATGCCAGAAGGGAACATCATCCACCGGGTGGCGCGGGTCCATGGCCGCTGGCTGTCGGGCCGGCGCTTCACGGCGGACTCCCCGCAGGGTCGCTTCGAGGACGGGGCGCGCGGGGTGTCCGGGCGGGTGCTCCAGGCGGTGGAGGCGCACGGCAAGCACCTCTTCTATCGCTTCGAGGGCGAGGTGCGGCTGCACGTGCACCTGGGGTTGTTCGGGAACATCCGCCACTTCCGGAGCGAGGCGCCTGCACCGTCCCCCGCCTGTCGGCTGCGGCTGTCTTCGCCCCACGCGACGCTGCACCTGTCCGGCCCGCAGGCCTGTGAGCTGTTGACGGCGGAGGACGAGGCGACGCTGCGCGCGAGGCTCGGAGAGGACCCGCTGCGCGCGGAGTCGTCACTCGAGCGGGCGCGCGAGAAGCTGTGTCGTGGGCGGATGCCGCTGGCGCTCGCGCTGTTGGACCAGGAGCGGCTGTCCGGCGTGGGCAACATCCTGCGGGCGGAGGCGCTGTTCCTGGCGAGGCTTCCTCCGTTGTTGCCAGCGGGTGCGCTGAGCGAGGCGGACTTCGCGAGGCTGTGGGACGTGCTCCAGCGGCTCCTGTCGGATGCGTCGCGGGATGGGCACATCGTCACGCCGGGCGCGCCGCGGGTGCCGGAGTGTGTGGCGGGGAAGAAGCGCGCGGAGCGCTTCTGTGTGTATGGCCGAGAGGGACAGCCCTGTCCGCGCTGTGGCGCGAAGGTGCGGAGGCGGGAGCTGGCGGCGCGCGGGTTGTTCTTCTGCGCGGAGTGCCAGGGTGTCGACGCGGTGCCTCGACCTCGGGTCGCGAAGAAGAAGGCTCGCGCGGTCCAGGAGAAGCGACGCGACGCGCGGCGCGAGGTGAAGAAGCGGACCGCCCGCTCGACGGCCCGGTGA
- a CDS encoding serine O-acetyltransferase, giving the protein MEDTNARLVAALLEARQRHCFPPDVRRAAPEFVGQVLGLLFPHFAERLECTAAAVRRDVTTVEASLHRLRETLAPLYPDINASIPTRFMERLPELYDWLRQDSQAIFEADPAARSVDEVILTYPGFLAIAIFRVANALHTLGFPLLPRLLTEHAHQRTGVDIHPGATIGRRFVIDHGTGVVIGETTLIGNNVTVYQGVTLGALMVEKALADKKRHPTLEDDVVVYANATILGGETVVGRGSIVAGNAWLTQSIPQNSVVTRRSEIRPRGADGAMDAIEFHI; this is encoded by the coding sequence ATGGAAGACACAAACGCCAGGCTGGTCGCCGCGCTGCTGGAGGCCCGACAGCGCCACTGCTTCCCCCCGGACGTGCGGCGGGCGGCTCCCGAGTTCGTCGGACAGGTGCTCGGACTGCTGTTCCCCCACTTCGCCGAGCGCCTGGAGTGTACCGCCGCCGCCGTGCGCCGGGACGTCACCACCGTGGAGGCCAGCCTCCACCGCCTGCGCGAGACGCTCGCCCCGCTCTACCCCGACATCAACGCCAGCATCCCCACCCGCTTCATGGAGCGGCTGCCGGAACTCTACGACTGGCTGCGACAGGACTCTCAGGCCATCTTCGAGGCCGACCCCGCCGCGCGCTCCGTGGACGAGGTCATCCTCACGTACCCGGGCTTCCTCGCCATCGCCATCTTCCGCGTGGCCAACGCGCTGCACACGCTCGGCTTCCCGCTGCTGCCGCGCCTGCTCACCGAGCACGCGCACCAGCGCACCGGCGTGGACATCCACCCGGGCGCCACCATCGGCCGCAGGTTCGTCATCGACCACGGCACGGGCGTGGTCATCGGCGAGACGACGCTCATCGGAAACAACGTCACCGTCTACCAGGGCGTCACGCTGGGCGCGCTCATGGTGGAGAAGGCCCTGGCCGACAAGAAGCGCCACCCCACGCTCGAGGACGACGTGGTGGTGTACGCCAACGCCACCATCCTCGGCGGGGAGACGGTGGTGGGACGCGGCAGCATCGTCGCCGGCAACGCCTGGCTCACCCAGAGCATCCCCCAGAACTCGGTCGTCACCCGCCGCAGCGAGATTCGACCCCGTGGGGCCGACGGCGCCATGGACGCCATCGAGTTCCACATCTGA
- the cysK gene encoding cysteine synthase A has translation MKANNILETIGNTPHVRINRLFPSRVTVHMKLERANPGGSIKDRIALSMIEDAEKRGILKKNSIIIEPTSGNTGIGLAMVAAVKGYKLVLVMPDSMSIERRRLMSAYGATFELTPRAQGMKGAIARAKELVEQVPDAWMPQQFENEANIEVHKRTTAQEILKDFPDGLDYLITGVGTGGHITGCAEVLKQHWPKLKVFAVEPTKSPVISGGQPGPHPIQGIGAGFIPANLHTNVLDGTIQVNEDDAAEFARRSAREEGIFVGISSGAALAAVNQKLGEMPDGSRVLCFCYDTGERYLSIETLFPAQQ, from the coding sequence ATGAAGGCGAACAACATCCTGGAGACCATCGGCAACACGCCGCACGTGCGTATCAACCGGCTGTTTCCGTCTCGCGTCACGGTCCACATGAAGCTCGAGCGCGCCAACCCCGGCGGCAGCATCAAGGACCGCATCGCGCTGTCCATGATTGAAGACGCGGAGAAGCGCGGCATCCTCAAGAAGAACAGCATCATCATCGAGCCCACCAGCGGCAACACCGGCATCGGCCTGGCCATGGTGGCCGCGGTGAAGGGCTACAAGCTGGTGCTGGTGATGCCGGACTCGATGAGCATCGAGCGCCGCCGCCTGATGTCCGCCTACGGCGCCACGTTCGAGCTCACCCCGCGCGCCCAGGGCATGAAGGGCGCCATCGCCCGCGCCAAGGAGCTCGTGGAGCAGGTGCCCGACGCGTGGATGCCCCAGCAGTTCGAGAACGAGGCCAACATCGAGGTGCACAAGCGCACCACCGCGCAGGAAATCCTGAAGGACTTCCCGGACGGGCTCGACTACCTGATTACCGGCGTGGGCACGGGCGGCCACATCACCGGCTGCGCCGAGGTGCTCAAGCAGCACTGGCCCAAGCTGAAGGTGTTCGCGGTGGAGCCCACCAAGTCGCCCGTCATCAGCGGCGGCCAGCCCGGCCCCCACCCCATCCAGGGCATCGGCGCGGGCTTCATCCCGGCGAACCTGCACACCAACGTCCTCGACGGCACCATCCAGGTGAACGAGGACGACGCCGCCGAGTTCGCCCGCCGCTCCGCGCGCGAGGAGGGCATCTTCGTGGGCATCTCCTCCGGCGCCGCGCTGGCCGCCGTGAATCAGAAGCTGGGCGAGATGCCCGACGGCAGCCGCGTGCTGTGCTTCTGCTACGACACCGGCGAGCGCTACCTCTCCATCGAGACGCTCTTCCCCGCGCAGCAGTAG
- a CDS encoding aminotransferase class V-fold PLP-dependent enzyme, with protein MTRPLESYRALFPVLQEQLYFNHAGVAPTSLRAAEAVRGWMEDLVHHGIQHERGWEAHCERIRALAARLLNAEPGEMAFVRNTSHGLGLVAEGLDWKPGDEVAVATSLEYPSNVYPWQHLADRGVVVREIQAPSGGVTVEAVAQALTPRTKLVAVSSVQFATGVRTDLEAVGALCEKAGVLFCVDAIQSVGCVPVDVKRCRIHFLSADSHKWMLGISGIGVLYVAKEVLPRVRPVLVGWRSTTDAWNFNRTHFELRPDAGKFEEGSAAYPGLYALGAALELLQEVGVENIEARITELLARLEKGLVELGCEVGPTPGLRAGILTFLPPGANVRALGAYLSEHHVAHSVRRGRIRLSPHFYNLPSEMDRLVELVRGFGG; from the coding sequence ATGACGCGCCCTCTCGAGTCCTACCGTGCCCTGTTCCCCGTGCTGCAGGAGCAGCTCTATTTCAACCACGCGGGAGTGGCCCCCACCAGCCTGCGCGCCGCCGAGGCCGTGCGCGGGTGGATGGAGGACCTGGTCCACCATGGCATCCAACACGAGCGGGGCTGGGAGGCCCACTGCGAGCGCATCCGCGCCCTGGCCGCCCGCCTCCTGAACGCCGAGCCGGGCGAGATGGCCTTCGTGCGCAACACCAGCCATGGCCTGGGGCTCGTCGCGGAGGGGCTCGACTGGAAGCCCGGGGACGAGGTGGCCGTGGCCACGTCGCTGGAGTACCCCTCCAACGTCTATCCCTGGCAGCACCTGGCGGACCGGGGCGTGGTGGTGCGCGAGATTCAAGCGCCGTCCGGTGGTGTCACGGTGGAGGCGGTGGCCCAGGCGCTCACCCCGCGCACGAAGCTGGTGGCGGTGTCCTCCGTGCAGTTCGCCACCGGCGTGCGCACGGACCTGGAGGCGGTGGGCGCGCTGTGTGAGAAGGCCGGCGTCCTGTTCTGCGTGGACGCCATCCAGAGCGTCGGCTGTGTGCCGGTGGACGTGAAGAGGTGTCGCATCCACTTCCTCAGCGCGGACAGCCACAAGTGGATGCTCGGCATCTCCGGCATCGGCGTGCTGTACGTGGCGAAGGAGGTGCTGCCCCGCGTGCGCCCCGTGCTCGTGGGCTGGCGCAGCACCACGGACGCGTGGAACTTCAACCGCACCCACTTCGAGCTGCGCCCGGACGCGGGCAAGTTCGAGGAGGGCAGCGCCGCGTACCCCGGCCTCTACGCGCTGGGCGCCGCGCTGGAGCTGCTCCAGGAGGTGGGGGTGGAGAACATCGAGGCGCGAATCACGGAGCTGCTCGCGCGTCTGGAGAAGGGCCTCGTCGAGCTGGGCTGCGAGGTGGGGCCCACGCCCGGGCTGCGCGCGGGCATCCTCACCTTCCTGCCGCCGGGGGCCAACGTGCGGGCGCTCGGCGCGTACCTGTCCGAGCACCACGTCGCCCACTCCGTGCGCCGGGGCCGCATCCGCCTGTCCCCCCACTTCTACAACCTGCCGTCGGAGATGGACCGGCTGGTGGAGCTGGTGAGGGGCTTCGGCGGCTGA
- a CDS encoding c-type cytochrome, with protein MRREVRGVVRSMVLASVLLAGCAGTVKAPYPKLQADTSPAAIARGAAIFHASCESCHRGGDNETASGAPLHELPSYMGKFHASNLTSHPTAGIGSATDEELARVIRYAVSRDGRLMVMPSYGMGDKDLAAVLGFLRSGHPLFTPDPTPAPRSEFSFIGGLGFRIITGNEPIPRPPLGIPVPEKAATLEYGRYMAHDVYDCASCHTPGFSPRKTEGDDVFSGGMSFKDPEGQDVESSNITFHGTGLAHWTLEDFTRAVKDGIAPDGSALRSPMPRFRGMDAVEAQALYDYLRSVPLKKNNVDGARPRLTATSVRPTWVTKLDDGAEGDDGSESTTVAEAASATTTGTGTASPASTTGAVAGTTPHSPQPHNGEATTPHASAAHHAANAPAHGSATTVASNTAGSTMPQGSATTVAGTETHGSTTTAGSKTTGGSTPHGSATPVASNTAGSSTTKGSATTVAGTASPAATPVTSSPVPRKPRPAAPKVDALKLFTQLGCAGCHAPGARYHEQIARASRRSDAELVRWVRNPEQFQPGTPMPTYADLLDERTALALVRWVKSGGPATLAPAAH; from the coding sequence ATGCGACGCGAGGTCCGCGGTGTCGTGAGGAGCATGGTGTTGGCGAGCGTGTTGCTGGCCGGATGTGCCGGCACCGTCAAGGCGCCCTACCCCAAGCTCCAGGCGGACACCTCGCCCGCGGCAATCGCGCGCGGCGCCGCCATCTTCCACGCGAGCTGCGAGTCGTGTCACCGCGGCGGTGACAACGAGACGGCCTCCGGCGCGCCCCTGCACGAGCTGCCGTCGTACATGGGGAAGTTCCACGCGTCCAACCTGACGTCCCATCCCACGGCGGGCATCGGCTCCGCGACGGACGAGGAGCTGGCGCGCGTCATCCGCTACGCGGTGAGCCGGGACGGACGGCTGATGGTGATGCCCAGCTACGGGATGGGGGACAAGGACCTGGCGGCGGTGCTCGGGTTCCTGCGCTCGGGACATCCGCTCTTCACGCCGGACCCGACGCCCGCGCCCCGCTCCGAGTTCAGCTTCATCGGAGGGCTGGGCTTCCGCATCATCACCGGCAACGAGCCCATCCCCCGTCCGCCGCTGGGCATCCCCGTGCCGGAGAAGGCGGCCACGCTGGAGTACGGCCGCTACATGGCGCATGACGTCTATGATTGCGCGTCCTGTCATACGCCGGGCTTCAGCCCGCGCAAGACGGAGGGCGACGATGTCTTCTCCGGCGGCATGTCCTTCAAGGACCCCGAGGGACAGGACGTCGAGTCGAGCAACATCACCTTCCACGGCACGGGGCTCGCGCACTGGACGCTGGAGGACTTCACCCGCGCGGTGAAGGACGGCATCGCGCCGGACGGGTCCGCGCTGCGCTCACCCATGCCCCGCTTCCGCGGAATGGACGCGGTGGAGGCGCAGGCGCTCTATGACTATCTGCGCTCGGTGCCGCTCAAGAAGAACAATGTGGATGGCGCCCGCCCGCGCCTCACCGCCACGTCCGTACGCCCCACGTGGGTGACGAAGCTCGATGACGGCGCGGAGGGTGATGACGGCTCCGAGTCAACGACCGTGGCGGAGGCTGCGTCTGCCACCACGACCGGGACGGGCACGGCGTCTCCTGCGTCGACGACTGGAGCCGTCGCGGGCACGACACCTCACTCCCCGCAGCCCCACAACGGCGAGGCCACCACCCCTCACGCCTCGGCCGCTCACCACGCGGCGAACGCACCTGCTCACGGCTCGGCCACCACCGTGGCCTCGAACACCGCTGGGAGCACAATGCCGCAGGGCTCGGCAACCACCGTGGCAGGCACGGAGACTCACGGCTCGACCACCACGGCAGGCTCGAAGACCACTGGGGGCTCGACGCCTCACGGCTCGGCCACCCCGGTGGCCTCGAACACCGCTGGGAGCTCGACGACGAAGGGCTCGGCCACCACCGTGGCGGGCACGGCGTCTCCCGCAGCCACGCCGGTGACCTCGAGCCCCGTGCCCCGCAAGCCCCGGCCCGCGGCTCCGAAGGTGGACGCGCTCAAGCTCTTCACGCAGTTGGGCTGCGCGGGCTGCCATGCCCCCGGCGCCCGCTACCACGAGCAGATTGCCCGCGCGTCCCGCCGCTCGGATGCGGAGCTGGTGCGCTGGGTGCGCAACCCGGAGCAGTTCCAGCCCGGCACCCCCATGCCCACGTACGCGGACCTGCTCGACGAGCGCACGGCGCTGGCCCTGGTCCGCTGGGTGAAATCCGGTGGCCCCGCGACGCTGGCTCCCGCCGCCCACTGA
- a CDS encoding LamB/YcsF family protein: MTECLLNIDLGELPDEDERLYALAHVANIACGAHAGDDASMRRALALCARHGTRACAHPSYEDREGFGRRALDVTPQVLRQQVAHQCARLARLAREERLPVGYAKPHGALYHAANASPALARAVVDGIVEALGTGVTLIGPPTGALADAATDAGLGHAREGFADRGTLPDGSLIPRGQPGAVLTDLAKARENTVRLVTGGGVDTVCVHGDTPGAVELAREVRTTLEALALPLESLGDGALRLVLPAGIERRAARDVLHALEGVVDAVVTEEHACVYFDPDRPPAEPRLALARLLREPVATQATTLVTLRVRYDGPDLEKVSERTGLCVDAVARLHTAREYTVRCVGFLPGFAYLGELDPRIVVPRLPTPRTRVPALAVGIAGGRTGVYPFASPGGWNLIGTALDFTAFHPDRGAVLQLGDRVRFERVD, translated from the coding sequence ATGACGGAGTGCCTCCTCAACATCGACCTGGGTGAGCTGCCCGACGAGGATGAGCGGCTCTACGCGCTCGCCCACGTGGCCAACATCGCCTGCGGTGCCCACGCGGGCGACGATGCGTCCATGCGCCGCGCGCTCGCCCTGTGCGCACGGCATGGCACCCGCGCCTGCGCGCACCCGTCCTACGAGGACCGGGAAGGCTTCGGCCGCCGCGCCCTCGACGTGACACCCCAGGTGCTCCGCCAGCAAGTGGCCCACCAGTGCGCCCGTCTCGCCCGCCTCGCCCGCGAGGAGCGCCTCCCCGTCGGCTACGCCAAGCCCCACGGCGCGCTCTACCACGCGGCCAATGCCTCCCCCGCGCTCGCCCGCGCCGTGGTGGACGGCATCGTCGAGGCGCTGGGCACCGGCGTCACCCTCATCGGCCCTCCCACGGGCGCGCTCGCGGACGCGGCGACCGACGCCGGCCTGGGCCACGCGCGCGAGGGCTTCGCCGACCGCGGCACCCTCCCGGATGGCTCCCTGATTCCGCGCGGCCAGCCCGGCGCCGTGCTCACCGACCTGGCCAAGGCCCGCGAGAACACCGTGCGGCTGGTGACGGGCGGCGGCGTCGACACCGTCTGCGTCCACGGCGACACGCCCGGCGCGGTGGAGCTGGCCCGCGAGGTGCGCACGACGCTGGAGGCCCTCGCCCTGCCCCTGGAGTCCCTCGGCGACGGCGCGCTGCGCCTCGTGCTCCCCGCGGGCATCGAGCGGCGCGCCGCGCGCGACGTGCTGCATGCGCTCGAAGGCGTGGTGGACGCCGTCGTCACCGAGGAGCACGCGTGCGTGTACTTCGACCCCGACAGGCCGCCCGCGGAGCCTCGCCTGGCCCTCGCCCGACTGCTGAGGGAGCCGGTGGCCACGCAGGCCACCACGCTCGTCACGCTGCGCGTGCGCTACGACGGCCCTGACCTGGAGAAGGTCTCCGAGCGGACTGGCCTCTGTGTCGACGCCGTGGCCCGGCTGCACACCGCGCGCGAGTACACGGTGCGCTGCGTGGGCTTCCTGCCCGGCTTCGCGTACCTGGGCGAGCTGGACCCCAGAATCGTCGTGCCCCGGCTGCCCACGCCGCGCACGCGCGTGCCGGCGCTCGCGGTGGGCATCGCCGGAGGCCGCACGGGCGTGTACCCGTTCGCGTCCCCCGGCGGCTGGAACCTGATTGGCACGGCGCTGGACTTCACGGCCTTCCACCCGGACCGGGGCGCGGTACTGCAACTCGGTGACAGGGTGCGCTTCGAGCGGGTGGACTGA
- a CDS encoding biotin-dependent carboxyltransferase family protein translates to MAGWLDITAMRAPATVQDGGRPGQMHHGVPPGGAMVPELLARANRAVGNRWDAAALECLGALELRARGAPLRVSVDGQPPHALDEGEVLRVPASERASVSYLAVAGGVDVPVVLGGRGTLLVARLGGHEGRMLRPGDSLPVGDALSLAMPVDGPWEESGPIRLTLGPDTRHFDSLMAASLLGGTFTVSSASDRVGMRLQGPALAHGDEGARTSRPMVRGAIQVTLSGEPIILGPDHPTTGGYPVIATVIRADWGRLGARRAGTSVEFQSVSQHEAREAWREHARRFHAES, encoded by the coding sequence ATGGCGGGCTGGTTGGACATCACGGCGATGCGGGCCCCCGCCACCGTGCAGGACGGCGGCAGGCCCGGACAGATGCACCATGGCGTCCCTCCCGGCGGGGCGATGGTGCCGGAGCTGCTGGCACGCGCCAACCGCGCGGTGGGCAACCGCTGGGACGCCGCCGCGCTGGAGTGCCTGGGCGCGCTGGAGCTGCGCGCGCGTGGGGCGCCGTTGCGCGTCTCCGTCGATGGCCAGCCACCCCACGCCCTCGATGAAGGCGAGGTCCTCCGCGTCCCCGCGTCCGAGCGCGCCAGCGTCAGCTACCTCGCGGTGGCCGGCGGCGTGGACGTGCCGGTGGTGCTCGGAGGCCGGGGCACGCTGCTGGTGGCGCGCTTGGGAGGACACGAGGGGCGGATGCTGCGCCCGGGGGACTCCCTGCCCGTGGGAGACGCGCTCTCGCTCGCGATGCCCGTGGACGGCCCGTGGGAGGAGTCGGGCCCCATCCGCCTGACGCTGGGCCCCGACACGCGCCACTTCGATTCGCTGATGGCGGCCTCGCTGCTGGGCGGCACCTTCACGGTGTCCAGCGCGAGCGACCGCGTGGGCATGCGGCTGCAGGGGCCCGCGCTCGCGCACGGCGATGAGGGCGCGAGGACCTCACGCCCCATGGTGCGCGGCGCCATCCAGGTGACGCTGTCGGGCGAGCCCATCATCCTCGGACCGGACCACCCCACCACGGGCGGCTATCCCGTCATCGCCACCGTCATCCGCGCGGACTGGGGACGGCTCGGGGCCCGGCGCGCCGGCACGTCCGTCGAGTTCCAGTCGGTGAGCCAGCACGAGGCCCGCGAGGCCTGGCGCGAGCACGCGCGGCGCTTCCACGCGGAGAGCTGA
- a CDS encoding GNAT family N-acetyltransferase: MELRTERLVLRDFQREDTPSVLAYQSKPAYLEHHGHPPPTADDVRAFVEMLVQWAHEVPRAKYQLAITLEGRVIGTCGVRKASAGDTEAEYGCELDPAFWGHGYAHEASRALITFGFTTLGLQRLVALTRPQNRAAIRLARALGFHGVSDERYERGPD, translated from the coding sequence ATGGAGCTGCGCACCGAGCGGCTCGTCCTCCGGGACTTCCAGCGCGAGGACACCCCGAGCGTCCTCGCGTATCAATCCAAGCCCGCCTACCTGGAGCACCACGGCCACCCGCCGCCCACCGCGGACGACGTGCGCGCCTTCGTGGAGATGTTGGTCCAGTGGGCCCACGAGGTCCCCCGCGCGAAGTACCAGCTCGCCATCACCCTGGAGGGCCGCGTCATCGGCACCTGCGGCGTGCGCAAGGCGTCCGCCGGGGACACCGAGGCGGAGTACGGCTGCGAGCTGGACCCGGCGTTCTGGGGACACGGCTACGCGCACGAGGCCTCACGGGCGCTCATCACCTTCGGCTTCACCACGCTCGGCCTGCAGCGGCTGGTCGCGCTCACCCGGCCCCAGAACCGCGCGGCCATCCGGCTGGCGCGGGCCCTGGGCTTCCACGGCGTGAGCGACGAGCGCTACGAGCGCGGCCCGGACTGA